One part of the Marispirochaeta sp. genome encodes these proteins:
- a CDS encoding AAA domain-containing protein — protein METMTINSKQNLVIIKDEDKTDEIRHISLNNERTVVTYKSGKSYPYLRSNVDFLSNPESIPVDNCGVFIEGDLLSDVDAVLRFGHWIKIFHGTGSSRCCRLSEFYIQRMTSPDGRSKDVLAYLRELAECVSLRTEEGSSLLAMKYRHLHIISQKSILFSFLRDKPSIRDSSSSGVDLNLILPFGCNMSQKMALEKALRYPVSIIQGPPGTGKTQTILNLIGNMLLEGKKVAVVSSNNSATANVLEKLKKYELDFVAAFLGSAKNKTAFIEGQTDTLGQLPVLPIGQTAAVYNKIRSLNQEIDKGFKLKNELSGVIQKIDALKLELTHFEKFRQEFDGRNSDIRDRAFQPETPAQDLMKYWMAYERKAKRQYTKNQRQSPGTAGATGCRTGILQKLLLLLRFGMTGRVLFDLGIEERIAILQKAYYLRTIEDLENRRTKLEVSLKDFRFNESLELLTALSMRLLKHRLAKHYNNKTRRIFALQDLWQQPEYFLDEYPLILSTTFSVITSVRNGYMFDCVIVDEASQVDLLNGVLAMGCAKKLVIVGDPMQLPNVLSEQDKEKARQVVQRYDVPHYARYEEHNLLSAVRSAFSEIPETLLREHYRCHPKIIQFCNQQFYGGDLLIMTSDQGESDVIKVYVTVEGRHARGTFNQRQIDEIIENVLPELGTINSCDIGIVSPYREQTARIRATIGSEEIEVDTVHKYQGREKRVMIITTVSNEANDFVDNPNLLNVAISRAQEKLRLVVSKEMAEGNGNIADFVRYIQYSNGDVIPGRVRSVFDLLYTEYTAARKDAFKKLKRISKYDSENLAYAEIEAVLDEGPYKGCGILFQFPLWMLVRDTGHLSPEESAYASHPWTRTDFLIYRKVDKSPVLVIEVDGFAFHRKGSRQAERDALKDSVLKKSGLSVLRLSTTGSSERSRIRKDLQKAILVKASSTT, from the coding sequence ATGGAAACAATGACTATAAACTCGAAGCAAAATCTCGTCATCATCAAGGACGAGGACAAAACGGATGAAATCCGACACATAAGTCTTAATAACGAACGCACTGTCGTAACCTATAAAAGCGGAAAATCATACCCTTATCTCCGGAGCAATGTTGATTTTTTATCAAACCCCGAATCTATACCAGTCGATAACTGCGGTGTTTTTATTGAAGGCGATCTTTTGTCTGATGTTGATGCGGTATTGCGCTTCGGACATTGGATAAAAATCTTTCACGGAACGGGAAGCAGCAGATGCTGCCGGTTATCTGAGTTTTACATTCAGCGGATGACCTCTCCGGATGGACGCAGCAAAGATGTTCTCGCGTATTTGCGCGAGCTTGCTGAATGTGTATCACTACGGACGGAAGAAGGTTCTTCACTTCTTGCGATGAAATACCGGCATCTGCACATCATTTCACAGAAAAGTATTCTTTTCAGTTTTCTTCGGGATAAACCTTCCATCCGTGATTCGAGTTCGTCAGGGGTCGATCTGAACCTGATATTACCCTTTGGCTGTAACATGAGCCAGAAAATGGCGCTTGAAAAAGCACTGCGGTATCCAGTATCCATAATCCAAGGACCGCCGGGTACTGGAAAAACGCAGACGATACTGAATTTAATTGGAAACATGCTGCTTGAAGGGAAAAAAGTAGCTGTGGTCTCCAGTAACAATTCCGCTACGGCAAACGTACTTGAGAAACTAAAAAAATACGAGCTGGATTTTGTAGCCGCATTTCTCGGCAGTGCTAAAAACAAAACGGCGTTTATAGAGGGTCAAACGGATACTCTGGGGCAACTGCCGGTTCTCCCCATTGGGCAGACAGCAGCTGTCTATAATAAAATTCGTAGTCTGAATCAGGAAATTGATAAAGGATTTAAACTAAAAAACGAGTTGTCTGGTGTTATTCAAAAGATCGATGCACTCAAACTAGAATTAACTCATTTTGAGAAATTCCGTCAGGAATTTGATGGCCGAAACTCAGACATAAGAGATCGGGCGTTTCAGCCTGAAACACCTGCACAGGATCTGATGAAATATTGGATGGCGTATGAAAGGAAAGCAAAACGCCAATATACTAAAAATCAAAGACAATCACCAGGCACTGCAGGAGCAACAGGCTGTCGTACCGGGATTTTGCAAAAGCTATTGTTGTTGCTGCGATTCGGTATGACCGGACGCGTTCTGTTTGATCTTGGCATCGAGGAACGGATTGCTATACTGCAAAAAGCCTACTACCTGCGCACAATAGAGGACCTGGAAAACAGACGTACAAAGCTGGAAGTTTCGCTGAAGGATTTTCGCTTTAATGAAAGTCTTGAACTGTTGACCGCCCTTTCAATGCGACTTCTAAAGCATCGTCTTGCAAAGCACTATAACAATAAAACGAGAAGGATTTTTGCCCTTCAGGATCTCTGGCAGCAGCCTGAATATTTCCTTGATGAATATCCTCTTATACTGAGCACGACTTTCTCAGTGATAACTTCGGTCCGGAATGGGTATATGTTTGACTGCGTTATTGTTGACGAAGCAAGCCAGGTTGATCTTTTGAACGGTGTTCTTGCCATGGGCTGTGCAAAAAAGCTTGTAATAGTCGGTGATCCCATGCAGCTTCCCAACGTATTGTCGGAACAGGATAAAGAAAAGGCCAGACAGGTAGTACAACGCTACGATGTACCGCACTACGCAAGGTATGAGGAACATAACCTGCTTTCTGCGGTGCGATCGGCTTTTTCTGAAATCCCTGAGACATTGCTGCGTGAACATTACCGGTGCCACCCGAAAATTATTCAGTTCTGTAACCAGCAGTTTTACGGGGGAGACCTGCTCATTATGACCAGCGATCAGGGTGAATCCGATGTCATAAAGGTTTATGTGACTGTGGAGGGCCGGCATGCACGGGGTACCTTCAATCAGCGTCAGATTGACGAAATTATAGAGAATGTTTTACCCGAGCTGGGGACGATTAATTCCTGTGATATCGGTATTGTCTCTCCTTACCGGGAACAGACCGCTCGAATACGGGCGACTATCGGTTCAGAGGAGATTGAAGTAGACACGGTACATAAGTATCAGGGCAGAGAAAAGCGCGTTATGATCATAACAACAGTGTCAAACGAAGCCAACGATTTCGTCGATAACCCGAATTTATTGAATGTAGCCATATCCAGGGCACAGGAGAAACTGCGGCTGGTTGTGTCAAAGGAGATGGCCGAGGGGAACGGCAATATTGCCGATTTTGTCCGCTATATACAATACAGCAATGGTGATGTTATTCCCGGCAGGGTCCGTTCTGTTTTTGATCTTCTGTATACCGAATACACTGCAGCTCGTAAAGACGCATTTAAAAAGCTAAAACGGATTTCGAAATATGATTCCGAAAACCTTGCCTACGCTGAGATTGAGGCAGTCTTGGATGAGGGCCCTTATAAGGGCTGTGGCATTCTTTTCCAGTTCCCTTTGTGGATGCTGGTAAGGGATACAGGTCACTTAAGTCCCGAGGAATCTGCCTATGCCTCCCATCCCTGGACACGAACCGATTTTCTCATTTATCGCAAGGTCGACAAGAGTCCGGTTTTGGTAATTGAAGTGGACGGATTCGCATTTCACCGGAAAGGCTCACGCCAGGCAGAGCGTGATGCACTGAAGGATTCAGTTTTAAAGAAATCGGGACTGTCGGTCCTTCGTCTGTCTACTACCGGAAGCAGCGAGAGGAGCAGGATTAGGAAGGATTTACAAAAAGCAATCCTGGTAAAAGCATCCTCCACTACATAA